Proteins from a genomic interval of Verrucomicrobium sp.:
- a CDS encoding DUF1501 domain-containing protein, which translates to MHLTRRYFLKTSGLLALYCGITPFDLLAQAGLSQKDIRPVAADRTLVVVFLRGGMDGLNFVVPHGDADYYKLRQSIAIAAPGSADGALDLDGHFGLHPRAAALRPLFQSGRAVALQAVGYDKNTRSHFEEQDTWETGVIGNTIASDGWLNRHLLTSAGRGPIRAVSVGDTLPRILRGEAPAYSMRGVDDLAFPKTAAPQDQALVGAALEHAYCCGPREAGQYAGAARDLLAETAQATFSGIEQLRGVVSAPYQPGAAYPENEFGRKLREVARLIKAGVGLEVAEIDYGGWDTHQNQGGAAGNYGNMVEGLAQGLAAFNQDLGSRMENVLVLTLSDFGRTAKENGTKGTDHGWANCMLAVGGPVKNRPRPVLGNWPGLGPEQLHERRDLLHTTDFRDVLGEVVRVHLGNPNIERILPGHAFQPVGLV; encoded by the coding sequence ATGCACCTGACGCGCCGCTACTTCCTGAAGACCTCCGGCCTCCTGGCCCTCTACTGCGGGATCACCCCCTTCGACCTCCTGGCCCAGGCGGGGCTTTCGCAAAAGGACATTCGCCCCGTCGCGGCGGACCGCACCCTCGTCGTCGTCTTCCTGCGCGGCGGCATGGACGGGCTCAACTTCGTCGTCCCCCATGGCGACGCCGACTACTACAAGCTGCGGCAGTCGATCGCCATCGCCGCGCCCGGATCGGCCGACGGGGCGCTCGACCTGGACGGCCACTTCGGCCTCCATCCGCGCGCGGCGGCCCTCCGGCCCCTCTTCCAGTCCGGCCGGGCCGTGGCGCTCCAGGCCGTCGGCTACGACAAGAACACCCGCTCCCACTTCGAGGAGCAAGACACCTGGGAGACCGGCGTCATCGGCAACACCATCGCCTCCGACGGGTGGCTCAACCGCCACCTCCTGACCTCCGCCGGCCGCGGCCCGATCCGCGCCGTCTCCGTCGGCGACACGCTGCCCCGCATCCTGCGCGGGGAGGCCCCGGCCTACTCCATGCGCGGCGTCGACGACCTGGCCTTCCCCAAGACCGCCGCGCCGCAGGACCAGGCGCTGGTCGGCGCGGCGCTGGAGCACGCCTACTGCTGCGGCCCGCGGGAGGCGGGCCAATACGCCGGGGCGGCGCGCGACCTTTTGGCGGAGACCGCCCAGGCCACCTTCTCCGGGATCGAGCAGCTGAGGGGCGTCGTCTCCGCGCCCTACCAGCCCGGCGCGGCCTATCCGGAAAACGAGTTCGGCCGGAAGCTGCGGGAGGTCGCCCGGCTCATCAAGGCGGGCGTCGGCCTGGAGGTGGCGGAGATCGACTACGGCGGCTGGGACACCCACCAGAACCAGGGCGGCGCGGCGGGCAACTACGGCAACATGGTGGAGGGGCTGGCCCAGGGCCTGGCCGCCTTCAACCAGGACCTGGGCTCCCGGATGGAGAACGTGCTGGTGCTGACGCTCAGCGACTTTGGCCGCACCGCGAAGGAAAACGGAACGAAGGGGACCGACCACGGCTGGGCCAACTGCATGCTGGCCGTCGGCGGCCCGGTCAAGAACCGCCCTCGCCCCGTCCTGGGCAACTGGCCGGGCCTGGGACCGGAACAGCTCCACGAAAGGCGCGACCTCCTGCACACCACCGACTTCCGCGACGTCCTGGGGGAAGTGGTCCGCGTCCACCTGGGAAATCCGAACATCGAGCGGATCCTCCCCGGCCACGCCTTCCAGCCGGTGGGGCTGGTGTAA